One Arachis duranensis cultivar V14167 unplaced genomic scaffold, aradu.V14167.gnm2.J7QH unplaced_Scaffold_232525, whole genome shotgun sequence DNA segment encodes these proteins:
- the LOC127744086 gene encoding dnaJ protein homolog, giving the protein MFGRAPKKSDNTKYYEILGVSKEASQDDLKKAYKKAAIKNHPDKGGDPEKFKELAHAYEVLSDPEKREIYDQYGEDALKEGMGGGGGGHDPFDIFQSFFGGSPFGSGGGGSRGRRQRRGEDVVHPLKVSLEDLYLGTSKKLSLSRNVLCSKCNGKGSKSGASMTCAGCQGTGMKVSIRHLGPSMIQQMQHPCNECKGTGETINEKDRCPQCKGEKVVQEKKVLEVHVEKGMQNGQKITFPGEADEAPDTVTGDIVFVLQQKEHPKFKRRDEDLFVEHSLSLTEALCGFKFVLTHLDGRQLLIKSNPGEVIKPDSYKAINDEGMPMYQRPFMKGKLYIHFSVEFPESLIPDQVKALEAVLPPKPTSQLTDMELDECEETTLHDVNMEEEMRRRQQAQQEAYDEDDDMHGGHQRVQCAQQ; this is encoded by the exons ATGTTTGGGAGGGCGCCAAAGAAGAGCGATAACACCAAATACTATGAGATCCTCGGAGTATCGAAGGAGGCTTCGCAGGACGATTTGAAGAAGGCTTACAAGAAAGCCGCCATCAAGAATCATCCTGACAAAGGAGGTGATCCTGAGAAG TTTAAAGAGCTGGCACATGCTTATGAGGTGCTGAGTGACCCGGAGAAGCGTGAGATTTATGATCAATATGGTGAAGACGCACTTAAGGAAGGAatgggtggtggtggtggtggccaTGATCCATTTGATATCTTCCAGTCTTTCTTCGGGGGAAGTCCATTTGGCTCCG GTGGTGGCGGCAGTAGAGGACGGAGGCAGAGACGCGGCGAAGATGTGGTTCACCCCCTGAAGGTCTCTTTGGAGGACCTTTACCTTGGGacttccaagaagctttctcttTCACGGAATGTCTTGTGTTCTAAATGCAACGG GAAAGGGTCGAAATCTGGAGCTTCAATGACATGTGCTGGCTGTCAAGGTACTGGTATGAAGGTTTCCATTAGGCACCTTGGTCCCTCTATGATTCAGCAAATGCAGCATCCTTGCAATGAATGCAAGGGTACTGGAGAAACAATCAATGAGAAAGACCGGTGCCCACAATGCAAGGGCGAGAAAGTCGTCCAAGAGAAGAAAGTGCTTGAGGTCCATGTGGAGAAGGGAATGCAGAACGGGCAGAAGATTACATTCCCTGGTGAAGCTGATGAAGCA CCCGATACAGTCACTGGAGATATTGTCTTTGTCCTTCAACAGAAGGAACATCCCAAGTTCAAGAGAAGGGATGAAGACCTCTTTGTCGAGCACTCGCTGTCCCTGACTGAGGCTTTGTGTGGCTTTAAGTTTGTGCTCACTCACTTGGATGGGCGGCAACTTCTCATCAAGTCAAATCCTGGAGAAGTTATTAAGCCTG ATTCTTACAAGGCAATAAACGATGAGGGAATGCCAATGTACCAGAGGCCCTTCATGAAGGGGAAGCTTTACATTCACTTCTCGGTAGAATTTCCTGAATCTCTGATCCCTGATCAGGTGAAAGCTTTGGAAGCTGTTCTGCCACCAAAACCTACTTCACAGTTGACTGACATGGAGCTGGACGAGTGCGAGGAGACCACACTGCACGATGTGAACATGGAGGAAGAGATGAGGAGGAGGCAACAGGCTCAGCAGGAGGCATACGACGAGGACGATGATATGCACGGTGGTCATCAGAGAGTACAGTGCGCTCAGCAGTGA